One genomic window of Eggerthella timonensis includes the following:
- the uvrB gene encoding excinuclease ABC subunit UvrB, translating to MAHLSNIEGIEMEGKLPEVRLAATPFKAISPYEPAGDQPQAIEKLAQGIKDGLRYQTLLGVTGSGKTFTMAKTIEAVQKPTLVMAPNKTLAAQLASELKEFFPDNAVVYFVSYYDYYQPEAYVPSSDTFIEKDASINEEVEKLRHAATSALLSRRDCIVVASVSCIYGIGSPMDYAGMAVFVDKQKDMDRDQVIHELIDIQYDRNDYEQKRGTFRVRGDALDVFPPYADHPIRIEFWGDEIESITEIDNVTGEVLNEFEALPIWPASHYVTARPKMDRALGTIRDELRERLQQFKEEGKLLEAQRLEMRVNYDLEMLETMNFCSGIENYSRHMDGREPGEPPYTLIDYFPKDFFCIIDESHVTVPQIRGMHEGDRSRKITLAEHGFRLPSCLDNRPLRFDEFEDRIPQFVYVSATPGDYEQKVSQQQVEQIIRPTGLLDPEIIVRGSASQIDDIIDESKERAARNERVLITTLTKKMAEDLTDHLLDQGVKARYMHSDIATLERVEILRDLRRGEFDVLVGINLLREGLDLPEVSLVAILDADKEGFLRNHRSLIQTIGRAARNVSGQVIMYADKMTDSMALAIDETKRRRAIQMQYNEEHGIEPQTIRKAINDIMSYVTDEMGSTTAEQVNKELAELSREEVLRIIQSMEDDMASASKNMDFEEAARLRDQVVKLRVQVEGGSEDDVLKDLKKSARKGSAYGNRKNAAYGSARRS from the coding sequence ATGGCTCATCTTTCCAATATCGAAGGCATCGAGATGGAGGGCAAGCTGCCCGAAGTTCGCCTCGCCGCAACGCCGTTCAAGGCGATCTCGCCGTACGAGCCGGCGGGCGATCAGCCGCAGGCCATCGAGAAGCTGGCACAGGGCATCAAGGACGGCCTGCGCTACCAGACATTGCTTGGCGTGACCGGCTCCGGCAAGACGTTCACCATGGCGAAGACCATCGAGGCCGTACAGAAGCCCACGCTCGTCATGGCGCCGAACAAGACGCTCGCGGCGCAGCTGGCAAGCGAGCTCAAGGAGTTCTTCCCCGACAACGCCGTGGTGTACTTCGTTTCGTACTACGACTACTACCAGCCCGAGGCGTACGTGCCCTCGTCCGACACGTTCATCGAGAAGGACGCGTCCATCAACGAAGAGGTGGAGAAGCTTCGCCATGCGGCCACCTCGGCCCTGTTGTCGCGACGCGACTGCATCGTAGTGGCATCGGTGTCGTGCATCTACGGCATCGGCTCGCCGATGGACTACGCCGGCATGGCCGTGTTCGTGGACAAGCAGAAGGACATGGATCGCGACCAGGTCATCCACGAGCTCATCGACATCCAATACGATCGCAACGACTACGAGCAGAAGCGCGGCACGTTCCGCGTGCGCGGCGATGCGCTCGACGTGTTCCCGCCGTATGCCGACCATCCCATCCGCATCGAGTTCTGGGGCGACGAGATCGAGTCCATCACCGAGATCGACAACGTGACGGGCGAAGTGCTCAACGAGTTCGAGGCGCTGCCCATCTGGCCCGCCTCGCACTACGTGACCGCGCGCCCCAAGATGGACCGCGCGCTCGGTACCATTCGCGACGAGCTGCGCGAGCGCTTGCAGCAGTTCAAGGAGGAAGGCAAGCTGCTGGAAGCGCAGCGCCTCGAGATGCGCGTGAACTACGACCTCGAAATGCTGGAGACGATGAACTTCTGCTCCGGCATCGAGAACTACTCGCGCCATATGGACGGCCGCGAGCCGGGCGAGCCGCCCTACACGCTGATCGACTACTTCCCGAAGGATTTCTTCTGCATCATCGACGAGAGCCACGTGACGGTTCCGCAGATCCGCGGCATGCACGAAGGCGACCGCTCGCGCAAGATCACGCTGGCGGAGCACGGGTTCCGTCTGCCCAGCTGCCTGGACAACCGCCCGCTGCGCTTCGACGAGTTCGAGGACCGCATCCCTCAGTTCGTGTACGTGTCGGCCACGCCGGGCGACTACGAGCAGAAGGTGTCGCAGCAGCAGGTGGAGCAGATCATCCGACCGACCGGCCTGCTGGACCCCGAGATCATCGTGCGCGGCTCGGCATCGCAGATCGACGACATCATCGACGAGTCGAAGGAGCGCGCTGCGCGCAACGAGCGCGTGCTCATCACCACGCTCACGAAGAAGATGGCGGAAGACCTCACCGACCACCTGCTGGATCAGGGCGTGAAAGCACGCTACATGCACTCCGACATCGCCACGCTCGAGCGCGTGGAGATCTTGCGCGACCTGCGCCGCGGCGAGTTCGACGTGCTCGTGGGCATCAACCTGCTGCGCGAGGGCTTGGACCTGCCGGAGGTGTCCCTCGTTGCCATCCTCGACGCCGACAAGGAGGGCTTCCTGCGCAACCACCGCTCGCTTATCCAGACGATCGGCCGTGCGGCCCGCAACGTGTCGGGCCAGGTGATCATGTATGCCGACAAGATGACGGACTCCATGGCGCTGGCCATCGACGAGACGAAGCGTCGCCGCGCCATCCAGATGCAGTACAACGAGGAGCACGGCATCGAGCCGCAGACCATCCGCAAGGCCATCAACGACATCATGAGCTACGTCACCGACGAGATGGGCTCCACTACGGCCGAGCAGGTGAACAAGGAGCTGGCCGAGCTCTCGCGCGAGGAAGTGCTGCGCATCATCCAATCCATGGAAGACGACATGGCCTCTGCGTCCAAGAACATGGACTTCGAGGAGGCCGCGCGCCTGCGCGACCAGGTGGTCAAGCTGCGCGTGCAGGTGGAGGGCGGCAGCGAGGACGACGTGTTGAAGGACCTCAAGAAGAGCGCGCGCAAGGGCAGCGCCTACGGCAACCGCAAGAAC
- a CDS encoding YeiH family protein encodes MTNVLKNLPGLAVCAAIAVPCWFIGQLFPIIGGPVFAILAGMAIAVFWKQPTRGPVQTGIAFTGKKVLQAAVVLLGFGLNLAQIAQVGMMSLPIIGSTIATALITAFVLHKVLHMPSEISTLIGVGSSICGGSAIAATAPVIKAHDRDVAQAISVIFLFNVLAALIFPSLGVALGMSNEGFGLFAGTAVNDTSSVTAAAAAWDGMHPGSNALDQATIVKLTRTLAIIPITLVLGIWVARRESHDPAALEAQEHSVVKPAGKLGGFSLRRALPVFIVLFLAASVITTVAVAAGVDVALFEPLKTLSKFFIVMAMAAIGLNTDIVHLVKSGGKPILMGLCCWIAIAAVSLGMQHVLGLW; translated from the coding sequence GTGACCAACGTGCTGAAGAATCTTCCCGGGCTTGCGGTGTGCGCGGCCATCGCCGTGCCGTGCTGGTTCATCGGGCAGCTGTTCCCCATCATCGGCGGGCCCGTATTCGCCATCCTGGCGGGCATGGCCATCGCCGTGTTCTGGAAACAGCCCACGCGCGGCCCCGTGCAGACGGGCATCGCCTTCACCGGCAAGAAGGTGCTGCAGGCCGCCGTCGTGCTGCTGGGTTTCGGGCTGAACCTCGCGCAGATCGCGCAGGTGGGCATGATGTCGCTGCCCATCATCGGCTCCACCATCGCAACCGCGCTCATCACGGCGTTCGTGCTGCACAAGGTGCTGCACATGCCCTCCGAGATCTCAACGCTCATCGGCGTCGGATCGTCCATCTGCGGGGGCTCGGCCATCGCGGCCACCGCCCCCGTCATCAAGGCGCACGACCGCGACGTGGCCCAGGCCATCTCGGTCATCTTCCTGTTCAACGTGCTGGCCGCCCTCATCTTCCCGTCGCTCGGAGTGGCGCTGGGCATGTCCAACGAGGGCTTCGGCCTGTTCGCCGGCACCGCCGTGAACGATACGTCCTCGGTGACGGCCGCCGCCGCGGCATGGGACGGCATGCATCCGGGATCCAATGCGCTCGACCAGGCCACTATCGTGAAGCTCACCCGTACGCTGGCCATCATCCCCATCACGCTCGTGCTGGGCATCTGGGTGGCGCGCCGCGAAAGCCATGATCCCGCCGCGCTGGAGGCGCAGGAGCACAGCGTGGTCAAGCCCGCCGGCAAGCTCGGCGGCTTCAGCCTGCGTCGTGCGCTGCCCGTGTTCATCGTGCTGTTTTTGGCTGCATCCGTCATCACCACCGTCGCCGTTGCGGCGGGCGTCGATGTCGCGCTGTTCGAGCCGCTCAAGACGCTGTCGAAGTTCTTCATCGTAATGGCCATGGCCGCTATCGGCCTGAACACCGACATCGTGCATCTCGTGAAGTCGGGCGGCAAGCCCATCCTCATGGGCCTCTGCTGCTGGATCGCCATTGCCGCCGTCAGCCTCGGCATGCAGCACGTCCTCGGCCTCTGGTAA
- the coaE gene encoding dephospho-CoA kinase (Dephospho-CoA kinase (CoaE) performs the final step in coenzyme A biosynthesis.) produces the protein MKKLFIIGGMGAGKSTARKVLVEQGLPNIDLDQVGHDVLMWDTVKTELVETFGEDILGADGEIDRRALAAKAFVSPAETRKLNRITLPRIEEAFTDRVAELEAEGHKAVVVEHSVFKNRQTSLAYDADVVIAVLAPIDLRIERAVKSGWDETDVRRRIAQQITDADRIEASDVVFNNDGTPDEMRNKVLAWWGEYSKDL, from the coding sequence ATGAAGAAGCTGTTCATCATCGGCGGCATGGGAGCCGGCAAGTCCACGGCCCGCAAGGTGCTCGTCGAGCAGGGCTTGCCGAATATCGATCTCGACCAGGTGGGCCACGACGTCCTCATGTGGGACACGGTGAAAACCGAGCTCGTCGAGACGTTCGGCGAGGACATTCTGGGAGCCGACGGGGAGATCGACCGCCGCGCCCTGGCCGCCAAGGCGTTCGTGAGCCCTGCGGAAACGCGCAAGCTCAACCGCATCACGCTGCCGCGCATCGAAGAGGCGTTCACCGACCGCGTGGCCGAGTTGGAGGCCGAGGGCCACAAGGCCGTCGTGGTGGAGCACTCGGTGTTCAAGAACCGCCAGACGTCGCTCGCCTACGATGCCGACGTGGTGATCGCCGTATTGGCGCCCATCGACCTGCGCATCGAGCGCGCCGTGAAGAGCGGTTGGGATGAGACCGACGTGCGTCGCCGCATCGCCCAGCAGATCACCGACGCCGACCGCATCGAGGCGTCCGACGTGGTGTTCAACAACGACGGCACTCCCGATGAGATGCGCAACAAGGTGCTCGCCTGGTGGGGCGAGTATTCGAAGGACCTGTAA
- the mnmA gene encoding tRNA 2-thiouridine(34) synthase MnmA, which produces MSSDRGNGRIALGMSGGVDSAVSAALLMRAGYEVVGVTCRFRDNAATERAVADAATVCSQLGIPHAVPTCVDDFERCVVGPFVSSYAAGLTPSPCVGCNARCKMPALLRVADECGCERVATGHYARIARLADSGRFVVKTALDARKDQSYMLSLLSQEQLARLVLPLGAMTKAEVRVIAADLGLAVAEKAESQDNCFIEGDYRPFLRARGVEDAPGNIVDRAGEVLGRHEGLSNYTVGQRKGIGVAGPEPYYVVEKRPSTGELVVGFADDTLIDRVVVGAMNWQAYPTLGDPYDAMVKLRYRSRPCACIIEPEDNQRVSLALRSPQPTTAPGQYAVLYDGDTVLGGGMIEEVVHA; this is translated from the coding sequence GTGTCGAGCGATCGAGGAAACGGGCGCATCGCGCTCGGGATGAGCGGCGGGGTGGACAGCGCGGTGTCGGCGGCGCTGCTCATGCGCGCCGGGTACGAGGTGGTGGGCGTCACCTGCCGGTTCCGCGACAACGCCGCCACCGAGCGCGCGGTGGCCGATGCGGCGACCGTATGCTCCCAGCTGGGCATTCCCCATGCGGTGCCGACGTGCGTCGACGATTTCGAGCGCTGCGTGGTGGGGCCCTTCGTCTCCTCGTACGCCGCAGGGCTCACGCCGAGTCCCTGCGTGGGCTGCAACGCGCGCTGCAAAATGCCCGCGCTGCTGCGCGTCGCCGACGAATGCGGATGCGAGCGCGTCGCCACCGGCCATTACGCGCGCATCGCCCGCTTGGCCGATTCGGGCAGGTTCGTGGTGAAAACGGCGCTCGACGCCCGCAAGGACCAAAGCTACATGCTGTCGCTGCTGAGCCAGGAGCAGCTGGCGCGCCTCGTGCTGCCGCTCGGCGCCATGACGAAGGCGGAGGTGCGCGTGATCGCGGCCGATTTGGGCCTTGCGGTGGCCGAGAAGGCGGAAAGCCAAGACAACTGCTTCATCGAGGGCGACTACCGGCCGTTTCTGCGCGCGAGGGGGGTTGAGGACGCGCCCGGGAACATCGTGGACCGTGCGGGTGAGGTGCTCGGCCGTCACGAGGGGCTGTCGAACTACACGGTGGGGCAGCGCAAGGGCATCGGCGTAGCCGGGCCCGAGCCGTACTACGTGGTGGAGAAGCGTCCTTCGACCGGCGAGCTCGTGGTGGGATTCGCCGACGACACGCTCATCGACCGGGTGGTGGTGGGCGCCATGAACTGGCAGGCGTATCCAACGCTCGGCGATCCGTACGACGCGATGGTGAAACTTCGCTACCGGAGCCGTCCCTGTGCGTGTATCATAGAGCCGGAAGACAACCAGCGCGTATCGCTCGCGCTGCGGAGTCCGCAGCCAACCACGGCGCCGGGCCAATACGCCGTCCTCTACGACGGCGACACCGTATTGGGAGGCGGCATGATTGAGGAGGTAGTGCACGCATGA
- a CDS encoding acyltransferase family protein, which yields MSGTKSRYIPALDGLRAFAVLAVIAYHLGMQWAPGGLLGVTVFFVLSGYLITSLLLIEWDNTDTINLPQFWLRRVRRLMPAIVLVIVCTAALCTLLDHSLLTKLREDMWAALLWVTNWWYIFQDVSYFDALGAPSPLTHFWSLAIEEQFYLVWPVVLLVAHKMGAKRTTMRNATLAVALLSALEMALLYNPLDDPSRVYYGTDTRAFSLLIGAWLAFVWPSHLLGAQKSVHLTKQVRTILDGVGIVALVALLGLIVFVDGFSPFLYRGGILLASILTAIVIAVMVHPASLLGRIAGAKPLVWIGLRSYGIYLWHFPLFLLMNPRNFTGETPWWMYLVQVAVVFACAAFSYRFVENPLRKGAIGTFVKGVREHTIDLRDWMTRHALLYGAGALVTAVAVVGLIVVPPTSAIGAADLLKDEQAHTSQMPELPVDDTAAEQPKLDVLMIGDSVSVRAIPQFEEAFPYGALDAAVNRQLYAGRETFDFYDDQNIVGGVVVFALGTNGAASDEQLDELIAAAGPDRQVFFVNTRSPQSWVGQTNGAMFDAADRYENVHVIDWYTASADHDEYFDGDGTHLTEEGAQAYIGLIHDAVEPLLPEHAENDETAVVKSPLELAADGAQKAASDAVHALAARAASGLAPQPQQ from the coding sequence ATGTCGGGGACGAAATCACGCTACATTCCCGCGCTCGATGGTTTGCGCGCATTCGCCGTTCTCGCCGTCATCGCCTACCATCTGGGCATGCAATGGGCTCCGGGCGGGCTCTTGGGCGTCACGGTGTTCTTCGTGCTTTCAGGCTACCTGATCACCAGTTTGCTGCTCATCGAATGGGACAACACCGACACCATCAACCTGCCGCAATTCTGGCTGCGCCGCGTGCGCCGGCTCATGCCCGCCATCGTGCTGGTCATCGTATGCACGGCCGCACTGTGCACCCTGCTCGACCACAGCCTGCTCACAAAGCTGCGCGAAGACATGTGGGCCGCGCTGCTGTGGGTGACGAACTGGTGGTACATCTTCCAAGACGTATCGTACTTCGACGCGCTGGGCGCCCCATCGCCGCTCACCCACTTCTGGTCGCTCGCCATCGAGGAGCAGTTCTACCTCGTCTGGCCCGTCGTGCTGCTCGTCGCCCATAAGATGGGCGCGAAGCGCACCACCATGCGCAACGCAACCCTCGCGGTGGCTCTGCTGTCCGCGCTCGAGATGGCGTTGTTGTACAACCCGCTCGACGATCCGAGCCGCGTGTACTACGGCACCGACACCCGCGCCTTCTCGCTGCTCATCGGCGCGTGGCTCGCGTTCGTATGGCCGTCGCACCTGTTGGGCGCGCAGAAGAGCGTGCACCTCACGAAGCAGGTGCGCACCATTCTCGACGGCGTCGGGATCGTCGCGCTCGTCGCGCTGCTGGGCCTCATCGTGTTCGTGGACGGCTTCTCGCCGTTCCTCTACCGCGGCGGCATCCTGCTGGCCTCCATCCTCACCGCCATCGTCATCGCGGTGATGGTGCATCCTGCCAGTCTCCTCGGGCGCATCGCCGGGGCGAAGCCGCTCGTATGGATCGGCCTGCGTTCGTACGGCATCTATCTGTGGCACTTCCCGTTGTTCCTGCTCATGAACCCGCGCAATTTCACAGGCGAGACGCCGTGGTGGATGTACCTCGTGCAGGTGGCCGTCGTGTTCGCCTGCGCCGCGTTTTCGTACCGCTTCGTCGAGAACCCGCTGCGCAAGGGAGCCATCGGCACGTTCGTGAAGGGAGTGCGCGAGCACACCATCGACCTGCGGGACTGGATGACGCGCCATGCGTTGCTGTACGGCGCGGGCGCGCTCGTCACGGCGGTGGCCGTCGTAGGCCTCATCGTCGTGCCTCCCACCTCGGCCATCGGCGCTGCCGACTTGCTGAAGGACGAGCAGGCCCATACCTCGCAGATGCCGGAGCTGCCCGTCGACGACACGGCGGCCGAGCAGCCCAAGCTCGACGTGCTCATGATCGGCGACTCGGTCTCGGTTCGCGCCATCCCGCAGTTCGAAGAAGCGTTCCCCTACGGCGCCCTCGACGCCGCCGTGAACCGCCAGCTCTATGCAGGCCGGGAGACGTTCGACTTCTACGACGACCAGAACATCGTAGGCGGCGTGGTGGTGTTCGCGCTCGGCACGAACGGCGCGGCGAGCGACGAGCAGCTCGACGAGCTCATCGCAGCGGCCGGCCCCGACCGCCAAGTGTTCTTCGTGAACACGCGCAGCCCTCAGTCGTGGGTCGGGCAGACCAACGGAGCCATGTTCGACGCAGCGGATCGCTACGAAAACGTGCACGTGATCGACTGGTACACGGCCAGCGCCGACCACGACGAGTACTTCGATGGCGACGGCACGCACCTCACCGAAGAGGGCGCGCAGGCCTACATCGGGCTCATCCACGATGCCGTGGAGCCGCTGCTGCCCGAACATGCCGAGAACGACGAGACCGCCGTGGTGAAGTCGCCGCTCGAGCTGGCCGCCGACGGCGCGCAGAAAGCCGCGTCCGATGCCGTGCACGCCCTCGCTGCGCGCGCGGCAAGCGGCCTGGCCCCCCAGCCGCAGCAGTAG
- the rpsA gene encoding 30S ribosomal protein S1 codes for MTDIKNTSVIDFEDISDEQMNAMIDGTLTEFDEGDLVDGTVVKIEHDEVLVDIGFKSEGVIPSRELSIRKDADPSDIVELGEKIEALVLQKEDKDGRLILSKKRAEYERAWIRVEEKFKAGEVVTGEVIEVVKGGLILDIGLRGFLPASLVDLRRVKDLDMYLGTEIEARVIEMDRNRNNVVLSRRVLLEEGRKNERAEILAKLSKGMRLKGTVSSIVDFGAFVDLGGIDGLVHISELSWNHVNHPSEVVKVGDEVEVEVLDVDLQRERISLGLKQTTEDPWVKLVESYPVGTIVDGKVTKIVPFGAFIELGQSIEGLVHISEMAMRHIDTPAQVVKAGDEVKVKVMEINPERRRISLSMKAAAADLGFEIEVDESIQVEEKPAKKKVEKADAPAEEAAAPEAAE; via the coding sequence TTGACCGACATCAAAAACACGTCCGTCATCGACTTCGAAGACATCTCCGATGAGCAGATGAACGCGATGATCGACGGCACGCTGACCGAGTTCGACGAGGGCGATCTGGTCGACGGCACGGTCGTCAAGATCGAGCACGACGAGGTGCTCGTCGACATCGGCTTCAAGAGCGAGGGCGTCATCCCGTCGCGCGAGCTGTCCATCCGCAAGGATGCCGATCCGTCCGACATCGTCGAGCTGGGCGAGAAGATCGAAGCCCTCGTGCTCCAGAAGGAGGACAAGGACGGTCGCCTGATCCTCTCCAAGAAGCGTGCCGAGTACGAGCGTGCTTGGATTCGCGTCGAAGAGAAGTTCAAGGCCGGCGAAGTGGTCACGGGCGAGGTTATCGAAGTCGTCAAGGGCGGCCTCATCCTCGACATCGGCCTGCGCGGCTTCCTGCCGGCGTCGCTGGTCGACCTCCGTCGCGTCAAGGACCTCGACATGTACCTGGGCACCGAGATCGAAGCCCGCGTCATCGAGATGGACCGCAACCGCAACAACGTCGTGCTGTCTCGCCGCGTGCTGCTCGAGGAAGGCCGCAAGAACGAGCGTGCCGAGATCCTCGCGAAGCTCTCGAAGGGCATGCGCCTCAAGGGCACCGTCTCCTCGATCGTCGACTTCGGCGCGTTCGTCGACCTCGGCGGCATCGACGGCCTGGTGCACATCTCCGAGCTGTCTTGGAACCACGTCAACCATCCGTCCGAGGTCGTCAAGGTGGGCGACGAGGTCGAGGTCGAGGTTCTGGACGTCGATCTGCAGCGTGAGCGCATCTCGCTCGGCCTCAAGCAGACGACGGAGGATCCGTGGGTCAAGCTCGTCGAGAGCTACCCGGTGGGCACCATCGTCGACGGCAAGGTGACGAAGATCGTGCCGTTCGGCGCGTTCATCGAGCTCGGCCAGTCCATCGAGGGCCTCGTGCACATTTCCGAGATGGCCATGCGCCACATCGACACCCCGGCTCAGGTCGTGAAGGCCGGCGACGAGGTGAAGGTGAAGGTCATGGAGATCAACCCCGAGCGTCGCCGCATCTCCCTGTCCATGAAGGCCGCCGCGGCCGACCTGGGCTTCGAGATCGAAGTGGACGAGTCCATCCAGGTTGAGGAGAAGCCGGCCAAGAAGAAGGTCGAGAAGGCCGACGCCCCCGCCGAGGAAGCTGCCGCTCCCGAGGCTGCGGAGTAA
- a CDS encoding Fur family transcriptional regulator yields MATETAERATTRNTIQRALVLEAVQSLHNHPTSADVYEVVRERHPNISRATVYRNLGVLANRGEVLRVEVPNGADRYDFLNKPHYHAKCRVCGGVFDIDMPYQHDIASYVSDAHGFTIEHHEIIFDGVCAECQAKG; encoded by the coding sequence ATGGCTACGGAAACTGCAGAGCGCGCGACGACGCGCAACACCATTCAGCGAGCGCTCGTCTTGGAGGCGGTGCAGTCGCTGCATAACCATCCGACCTCGGCCGACGTGTACGAGGTGGTGCGCGAGCGTCATCCCAACATCTCGCGCGCCACGGTGTACCGCAACCTCGGGGTGCTGGCGAACCGCGGCGAGGTGCTGCGCGTGGAGGTTCCCAACGGCGCCGACCGCTACGATTTCCTCAACAAGCCGCATTACCATGCGAAGTGCCGCGTGTGCGGCGGCGTGTTCGACATCGATATGCCCTACCAGCACGACATCGCGTCGTACGTGTCCGACGCCCACGGCTTCACCATCGAGCACCACGAGATCATCTTCGACGGCGTATGCGCGGAGTGCCAGGCGAAGGGGTAG
- a CDS encoding P-II family nitrogen regulator: MKKITAIVRPEKLEPLKEALFAAQVSGMTISQVQGCGKQHGWKEHYRGTEIMLNMIPKVKFELVVDDAEAGPLVDLIRATARTGEVGDGKIFIFPVEDVVRIRTGERGSEAL, from the coding sequence ATGAAGAAGATCACGGCTATCGTGCGACCCGAGAAGCTCGAGCCGCTCAAAGAAGCGCTGTTCGCCGCGCAGGTGTCGGGCATGACCATCTCGCAGGTGCAAGGCTGCGGCAAGCAGCATGGGTGGAAGGAGCACTACCGCGGCACCGAGATCATGCTGAACATGATTCCCAAGGTGAAGTTCGAGCTCGTAGTGGACGACGCGGAGGCGGGCCCGCTCGTCGACCTCATCCGCGCCACGGCGCGCACCGGCGAGGTGGGAGACGGCAAGATCTTCATCTTCCCGGTGGAGGACGTCGTCCGCATACGTACCGGCGAGCGCGGTTCGGAAGCGCTGTAA
- a CDS encoding ammonium transporter produces the protein MHMFDTGSTGFMIVCAMLVLLMTPGLAFFYGGLSRRKNVVSTMIMSFAVLGIVGITWTVCGWSFAYGGDGSIPFFGGFDQIGLQGLVIDITSEAPEALSHGAYPAMADVVFQLAFCMITTAIITGAVAGRVKFGAVCAFVAVWTVVVYPPLAHMVWGGEGSLVGDTIGALDFAGGDVVHISSGLTGLILCLIAGKRRGFGLVSYRPHNVPFVALGATLLWFGWFGFNAGSEFAPDGVAALALVNTVVASGAGLVSWMLTERARAGKPTLVGAATGLVAGLVVITPAAGFVEPWAAVVMGLVVSPVCYFAVSLLKRKLGYDDALDAFGIHAIGGIAGGVLTGLFCVPELSWTDRGGLFYTGDPALLGAQVLGILVTVVFVGVLDVVLGFVVKACFKGSLRVSEAEEAQGLDVAAHGESAYPAYVGLD, from the coding sequence ATGCATATGTTTGACACAGGGTCGACGGGCTTCATGATCGTTTGCGCGATGCTCGTCCTGCTGATGACGCCGGGTCTGGCGTTCTTCTACGGGGGCTTGAGCCGCCGTAAGAACGTCGTGAGCACGATGATCATGTCGTTTGCGGTGCTCGGCATCGTCGGCATCACGTGGACGGTGTGCGGCTGGTCGTTCGCGTACGGTGGCGACGGCTCGATTCCGTTCTTCGGGGGCTTCGATCAGATAGGCCTGCAAGGGCTCGTGATCGACATCACGAGCGAGGCGCCCGAAGCGCTGAGTCACGGCGCGTATCCCGCGATGGCCGACGTGGTGTTTCAGCTGGCGTTCTGCATGATCACCACGGCCATCATCACGGGTGCGGTGGCCGGTCGCGTGAAGTTCGGCGCGGTGTGCGCGTTCGTGGCCGTGTGGACCGTGGTGGTGTACCCGCCGCTCGCGCACATGGTATGGGGCGGCGAGGGCAGCCTCGTGGGCGACACCATCGGAGCGCTCGATTTCGCGGGCGGCGACGTGGTGCACATCTCGTCCGGCCTCACGGGCCTCATCCTTTGCCTGATCGCAGGCAAGCGGCGCGGGTTCGGCCTGGTGAGTTACCGTCCCCACAACGTGCCGTTCGTCGCGTTGGGCGCCACGCTTTTGTGGTTCGGCTGGTTCGGCTTCAATGCGGGCTCCGAGTTCGCCCCCGACGGCGTGGCGGCGCTCGCGCTGGTGAACACCGTGGTGGCGTCGGGCGCAGGGCTCGTGTCGTGGATGCTCACCGAGCGTGCGCGCGCGGGCAAGCCCACGCTCGTGGGCGCGGCGACGGGGCTGGTGGCCGGCCTCGTGGTCATCACGCCGGCGGCGGGCTTCGTGGAGCCGTGGGCTGCGGTGGTCATGGGCCTCGTCGTGTCGCCCGTGTGCTACTTCGCCGTGTCGCTCCTCAAGCGGAAGCTCGGCTACGACGACGCGCTCGACGCCTTCGGCATCCATGCGATCGGCGGCATCGCGGGCGGCGTTCTCACCGGACTGTTCTGCGTGCCCGAGCTTTCGTGGACCGATCGCGGCGGCCTTTTCTACACGGGTGATCCCGCGTTGCTGGGCGCTCAGGTGCTCGGCATCCTCGTGACGGTCGTGTTCGTGGGCGTGCTCGACGTGGTGCTGGGCTTCGTCGTGAAGGCATGCTTCAAGGGCAGCCTGCGCGTGAGCGAGGCCGAGGAAGCGCAGGGCCTCGACGTGGCGGCTCACGGCGAGAGCGCGTACCCGGCCTACGTGGGCCTCGACTAG
- a CDS encoding GNAT family N-acetyltransferase encodes MSIAFDAVRTADDRQRLAALADEIWHEYWPALIGDAQTDYMVENFQSLGAIERDLREHAYEYWFLRAEDDGRIVGYTGGRAEPETNRYFISKVYLRAEERGKGFASQAIAFYERLCHERGLEAMYLTVNKHNDLGIRAYLGKGFETIDAVETDIGNGFVMDDFIMEKRLAR; translated from the coding sequence ATGAGCATCGCATTCGACGCCGTTCGAACCGCCGACGATCGACAGCGCCTCGCCGCGCTGGCCGACGAGATCTGGCACGAGTACTGGCCCGCCCTCATCGGCGACGCGCAAACCGACTACATGGTGGAGAACTTTCAAAGCCTCGGCGCCATCGAGCGCGACCTGCGCGAGCACGCCTACGAGTACTGGTTCCTGCGCGCCGAGGACGACGGGCGCATCGTGGGGTACACGGGGGGCCGCGCGGAGCCCGAGACGAACCGCTACTTCATCTCGAAGGTGTACCTGCGGGCCGAGGAACGCGGCAAGGGCTTCGCCTCGCAGGCCATCGCCTTCTACGAGCGGCTGTGCCACGAGCGCGGCCTCGAAGCGATGTACCTCACGGTGAACAAGCACAACGACCTCGGCATCCGCGCCTACCTCGGCAAGGGATTCGAAACCATCGACGCTGTGGAAACCGACATCGGCAACGGCTTCGTCATGGACGACTTCATCATGGAGAAACGGCTCGCGCGCTAG